The DNA segment ATCGACAGTGGCATGGTGGCAGAGCGGCATAGATAGACCGGGCGCGACATGCTCGGATGGGTGATCCGCGCCGCGGACAGCAAGCCATTGTGCAACTCCTCGCAAACCGATGCGTAGGAGAGGATCGTGCACCCCACGCCTGCCGCGGCGAGATTGATGAGTTGCGGTATGGCATTCACCTCCGCCAGCACGCAGAGTGCGACCTGGTGAGCGCGCAGATACCCATCGATCAGCGCGCGCAGGCCATGCTCGCCAGCGGGCAGGATCATGGGGAAGCGCTCCAGGTCCTTGAACCGCACCGTCTTCGTCAGATCGGCTCCGCTCTTGCTGGCATCGGCGAACTGCCCCGGGGGCGCCAGCAAGACAAGATCCTCATCGACCACGTGCTCGAACAGCAGGCCGGAGCCAGCGTCCGCCTGGAAGGTCAGGCCAATATCGACGCGCCCGCTCAGCAGATGGTCCGGGATGTAACCCGTGCTGAGCTCGACCACCTGCAACTGGACCTTGGGCCAGCGCCGGATGGCTTCACGCACCAGCGGCACGGTCAGGATCTTTGCCATGGATTGCGGCAGGCCGATCGCGACCCTGCCCGCGGGATCGGTTACCAGGTCACGCACGTCCTCGCAGGCGACGTCGAGTCGCTTGAGGATATCCCTGGCGTGGCTCTCGAACCTCAGCCCGGCGGCAGTCAGGACGACGCCCTTGTGGCTGCGCATGAAGAGGGCCACGCCAAGATCCTGCTCGATGTGCTTGATCTGGAGACTCAGCGCCGGTTGCGCGAGATGCATGTTCTCCGCGGCCCGGGAGATCGATCCCGCCGACACTACCGCCAGAAAGCATCTGAGTCCACGTACATCGATCGACATAAGCAAGTCTGCGCAAGTGACACCACAGGGCCTGCCGGGGCGGCGGCACGATGGCAGCAAGGTCCGGCCGGGTATAGCATAAAAATATACTACATATCAAAAATCTATCTTGGACATATAGCGGCACCGAAGCCCATAGTGATGCCAGCTTCCGCGCAACGCACGCGGATGCCAACACAGATAATCCACGGAGACTCAATGGGACTCAGCCGCCGTACTTTCCTGACGGGCGCAGCCGCATCCTTGCTCGCCCCGCCGCTCCACGCTGAGCAATGGCCGTCGCGGCCAATCAAGCTGGTTGTCCCTTTCGCCGCGGGTGGCCCCGGTGACTTTGTGGCGCGCCTGATTGCCATACCGCTGGGCAACCGGCTCGGCCAGCCCGTGGTGATCGAGAACAAGCCCGGCGCCGGCGGCAATCTCGGCACGCAGAATGTGCTCGACGCCAATGCCGACGGTTATACGCTGCTGCTGAACACGGTCGGCATGCATGCCGTCAACCCGCTGCTGTTTCCCGACTTGCGCTTTCGCCCGCAACGCGACCTGGTGGCCATCGGCGTGGTTGCGACGGTGCCGAACGTGCTGGTGGTGCATCCAACCAAGCTGGGTATCAGCTCGCTGGCGGAACTGGTCCGCGCCGGCAAACAGCGGCCTGACAACCTCACCTATGCCACCTTCGGCGCGGGAAGCTCCCCGCATATCTATGGCGCGCTGCTGCAGAAGGCCGCGGGCTTCACCGCGGTGGCCGTGCCCTACAAGGGC comes from the Cupriavidus basilensis genome and includes:
- a CDS encoding LysR family transcriptional regulator — its product is MSIDVRGLRCFLAVVSAGSISRAAENMHLAQPALSLQIKHIEQDLGVALFMRSHKGVVLTAAGLRFESHARDILKRLDVACEDVRDLVTDPAGRVAIGLPQSMAKILTVPLVREAIRRWPKVQLQVVELSTGYIPDHLLSGRVDIGLTFQADAGSGLLFEHVVDEDLVLLAPPGQFADASKSGADLTKTVRFKDLERFPMILPAGEHGLRALIDGYLRAHQVALCVLAEVNAIPQLINLAAAGVGCTILSYASVCEELHNGLLSAARITHPSMSRPVYLCRSATMPLSIAVSAVLDLLMETVRALIAGGQWPARVNGAGR
- a CDS encoding Bug family tripartite tricarboxylate transporter substrate binding protein, giving the protein MGLSRRTFLTGAAASLLAPPLHAEQWPSRPIKLVVPFAAGGPGDFVARLIAIPLGNRLGQPVVIENKPGAGGNLGTQNVLDANADGYTLLLNTVGMHAVNPLLFPDLRFRPQRDLVAIGVVATVPNVLVVHPTKLGISSLAELVRAGKQRPDNLTYATFGAGSSPHIYGALLQKAAGFTAVAVPYKGSAPASTDVMAGNVDFLFDSMTTSIGQIQGGKLKALAITSAARSPLLPDVPTLQEAGYPALDLKFWLSLQASAKTPPAIVETLRQAVAQSAGDPGYGRALIARGAEPFHMAPADVQAYVNRDTARWTALARSIDIKPE